In one window of candidate division WOR-3 bacterium DNA:
- a CDS encoding acetate--CoA ligase family protein: MSSTNLDFIFKPRSVAVLGASNREGSVGRALFANILFNGYTGVVYPVNPKAKSVLGVKTFPSILDIEDEIDLAILIVPAVTVPAVLAECGQKKVKGAIVISAGFKELGPTGAALEQAVRERARTWGIRLIGPNCFGMINTSPEVRLNTTFGRVMPRYGNIALISQSGAVGVNALEYADAEEVGLCKFVSIGNKADINECDLLAYLKDDPETDVIALYLEDLVNPPEFMRIAREITSHPKRPKPILAIKAGRTTEGAKAASSHTGALAGSDEAYNAFFAQARVLRVETVNELIAKAASLAYQPRPRGPRVAIITNAGGIGIMATDACIRNGLKMANLTERTRAELKKVLPAAASTNNPVDIIGDGDANRYRAAFRILLQDENVDGVIPIWTPTVVAEAIDIANVIVEESENTDKPILACIQTMGDSTAIRRTLLRRRIPHYHFPENAARALATMAEFSRMSQRPPGEVVVYNDVDREKVRKLVMQAKSRPRPYLSEPECHEILKAYGLPVVQFELVKSQDEAVKAAERIGYPVVIKIVSPDILHKTEFGGVRINLKGEEELRSAYDAMMEQVKGRKPDAEIWGVMVQKMARSSGLETILGMKRDPHFGPILMFGLGGILVEVLKDVTFRVAPVNDLSADSMITGIKAYRLLEPFRGQPARDKRVIKDCIQRLSQLVTDFTDFDEIDINPLFVYYEGEGAAAIDARILLR; encoded by the coding sequence ATGAGTTCAACCAACCTTGATTTTATCTTCAAACCCCGTTCGGTGGCGGTGCTGGGCGCTTCTAATCGGGAGGGTTCGGTTGGTCGGGCGCTCTTTGCCAATATCCTCTTCAATGGCTATACCGGTGTTGTCTATCCGGTCAATCCGAAGGCGAAGAGCGTCTTAGGGGTAAAGACATTTCCCTCAATCCTTGATATTGAGGATGAGATTGACCTGGCGATTCTGATTGTGCCCGCGGTTACGGTTCCTGCTGTTCTTGCCGAATGCGGTCAGAAAAAGGTGAAGGGGGCGATAGTTATCTCTGCCGGGTTCAAGGAGTTGGGACCAACAGGTGCGGCATTGGAACAGGCGGTAAGGGAAAGGGCAAGAACCTGGGGGATAAGGCTTATCGGTCCCAACTGCTTCGGGATGATTAATACCAGCCCAGAGGTGCGGTTGAACACCACCTTTGGCAGGGTGATGCCAAGATATGGTAACATTGCGCTAATCTCCCAGTCGGGTGCTGTTGGGGTCAATGCGCTCGAGTATGCTGATGCCGAGGAGGTTGGGCTTTGTAAGTTTGTCTCTATCGGCAACAAGGCGGACATTAATGAGTGTGACCTCCTGGCTTATCTGAAGGATGACCCCGAGACCGATGTCATCGCCCTTTATCTTGAGGATTTGGTAAACCCTCCTGAGTTTATGCGCATCGCCCGGGAGATAACCTCCCATCCGAAAAGACCGAAGCCGATTCTGGCAATCAAGGCGGGCAGGACCACCGAAGGGGCAAAGGCGGCATCATCCCATACCGGTGCCCTTGCCGGTTCTGATGAGGCATACAACGCCTTCTTTGCCCAGGCAAGGGTCCTGCGCGTTGAAACCGTTAACGAGCTGATTGCCAAGGCGGCATCACTGGCATATCAGCCCAGACCGCGCGGTCCCAGGGTGGCGATAATTACCAATGCCGGTGGTATCGGGATTATGGCAACCGACGCCTGCATCCGTAACGGTCTGAAGATGGCAAATCTGACCGAAAGGACCAGGGCAGAACTGAAGAAGGTTCTGCCTGCAGCAGCCTCAACTAACAATCCGGTTGACATCATCGGGGATGGTGATGCCAATCGCTATCGTGCCGCATTCAGGATTCTACTCCAGGATGAGAATGTTGACGGGGTTATTCCTATCTGGACACCAACGGTTGTTGCTGAGGCGATTGACATCGCCAATGTGATTGTTGAGGAGAGCGAAAATACGGACAAGCCCATCCTTGCCTGTATTCAGACAATGGGCGACAGCACCGCAATTAGACGGACACTTTTGCGGCGCCGCATCCCTCATTACCACTTTCCCGAAAATGCCGCCCGAGCGCTGGCAACGATGGCAGAGTTTTCCAGGATGAGCCAAAGACCGCCAGGTGAGGTTGTTGTCTACAATGATGTTGACCGGGAGAAGGTGCGGAAACTGGTTATGCAGGCAAAGAGCCGTCCCCGTCCCTATCTTTCCGAGCCCGAGTGCCACGAGATTCTGAAAGCCTACGGTTTACCGGTTGTCCAATTTGAACTTGTCAAAAGTCAAGATGAGGCGGTAAAGGCGGCAGAGCGGATTGGTTATCCGGTGGTGATAAAGATTGTCTCACCTGACATCCTGCATAAGACCGAGTTCGGCGGGGTGCGCATCAACCTGAAGGGAGAAGAGGAACTGCGCAGCGCCTATGATGCGATGATGGAACAGGTCAAGGGCAGAAAGCCGGATGCAGAAATCTGGGGTGTGATGGTGCAGAAGATGGCAAGGTCCAGTGGTCTGGAAACAATCCTCGGTATGAAGCGTGACCCGCATTTTGGTCCAATTTTGATGTTCGGGCTGGGTGGGATTCTTGTTGAGGTTTTGAAGGATGTGACCTTCAGGGTCGCACCGGTAAATGACCTTTCAGCCGATTCAATGATAACCGGGATTAAGGCATACCGGTTGCTCGAACCCTTCCGCGGTCAGCCCGCAAGGGACAAAAGGGTGATCAAGGATTGTATCCAGCGCCTTTCCCAACTGGTGACCGATTTTACCGATTTTGATGAGATTGATATCAACCCGTTATTTGTCTATTACGAGGGGGAGGGTGCGGCAGCGATTGATGCCCGGATACTTTTGCGCTGA
- a CDS encoding aminotransferase class I/II-fold pyridoxal phosphate-dependent enzyme yields MKKDIDIKTMCVHSSSPPEKVGPVVEPIYASSTFRFADFQHGADLFAGKTSGYIYSRMLNPTVELLEDCLACLEGGKKSLATASGMAAIQTLFTGLVSANEHIICSQSVYGPTATLLENYLSRLGIKSTFVDSSNINEVAAAFLPETRLVFIETPGNPTLVIADISAIAKICHKRGALLVVDNTFASPVLQQPLKLGADIVVHSLTKFLNGHADVVGGAIIVKDEKLYERLRKTLNHWGGVLAPFEAFLVLRGIKTLALRMQRHSENAQKVAEFLESHPKVSWVRFPGLPSHPQFELAKRQMSAPGGLITFELKGGFDAARKLLDATQIFILAVSLGGVESLIQHPASMTHASMPPAIRQKAGITDGLIRLSVGIEDVNDLIWDLEQALARI; encoded by the coding sequence ATGAAAAAAGATATTGACATCAAGACGATGTGCGTTCACAGCAGTTCGCCGCCAGAAAAGGTAGGTCCGGTGGTTGAGCCCATATACGCCTCATCAACCTTTCGCTTTGCTGACTTCCAGCACGGTGCTGACCTCTTTGCCGGCAAGACTTCGGGCTACATCTACTCAAGGATGCTCAACCCTACGGTTGAACTCTTGGAGGACTGCCTTGCCTGTCTTGAGGGCGGCAAGAAATCCCTTGCCACCGCCTCGGGTATGGCAGCGATTCAAACCCTATTTACCGGACTGGTATCGGCTAACGAGCACATCATCTGTTCACAATCGGTTTATGGACCAACCGCAACCCTTTTAGAGAACTATTTAAGCCGTCTCGGAATAAAATCAACATTTGTTGACAGTTCCAATATCAACGAGGTGGCGGCGGCATTTCTGCCTGAGACCAGGCTGGTCTTTATTGAGACCCCGGGCAACCCCACCTTGGTTATCGCTGACATCAGCGCCATCGCCAAGATTTGCCACAAAAGGGGCGCCTTACTTGTTGTTGACAACACCTTTGCCTCCCCGGTTCTCCAGCAGCCGCTAAAACTGGGTGCGGATATTGTTGTTCACTCCCTGACAAAATTTCTTAACGGGCATGCCGATGTTGTCGGTGGTGCCATCATCGTCAAGGATGAAAAACTTTATGAACGGTTGCGTAAGACCCTCAATCACTGGGGCGGGGTTTTGGCTCCGTTTGAGGCATTTTTGGTGTTAAGGGGTATCAAGACCCTTGCCCTGCGGATGCAACGCCATTCGGAAAACGCCCAGAAGGTTGCCGAGTTCCTTGAGTCCCATCCCAAGGTCTCCTGGGTCCGTTTTCCCGGCTTACCAAGCCACCCCCAGTTTGAACTGGCAAAAAGACAGATGAGCGCTCCTGGTGGTCTGATAACCTTTGAACTCAAAGGCGGATTTGACGCAGCGCGTAAACTCCTTGATGCCACCCAAATCTTTATCCTGGCGGTCAGTCTTGGAGGTGTTGAGAGCCTGATTCAGCACCCAGCATCAATGACCCACGCCTCAATGCCACCAGCGATAAGGCAAAAGGCGGGTATTACCGATGGTTTGATCAGGCTTTCGGTGGGTATTGAAGATGTTAATGATTTAATCTGGGATTTGGAACAGGCGCTCGCCCGGATATAG
- a CDS encoding DUF3108 domain-containing protein, which produces MLFYLFLIISLAPQERLEYDIKYGPVVLGSMVLERLGPESLDGKRYERLRAEVEIDEHLSWIFWAKYKFESWCDADNWLTSRSSKWTREKNYEANWSATFDQENKLARYDDGKEIVLPDSCRDMLTLWFYLRRVNWYQGETLVINSHIDRRNWQVRFITSGKQRVRTKAGEFDCLIVSPATTGPLGTVFISEDKQRLPVVIRTRAGGLTVSAYLRKIKRSL; this is translated from the coding sequence GTGCTGTTCTATTTATTTTTGATAATTTCCTTGGCGCCTCAGGAGCGGCTGGAGTATGATATCAAGTACGGTCCGGTGGTCTTGGGTTCAATGGTCTTGGAAAGGCTTGGTCCGGAGAGCCTTGATGGTAAAAGGTATGAGCGTCTGCGGGCAGAGGTTGAGATTGATGAGCATCTCTCCTGGATATTCTGGGCGAAATACAAGTTTGAGAGCTGGTGTGATGCTGATAACTGGCTGACATCTCGCTCAAGTAAATGGACAAGGGAAAAGAACTACGAGGCAAACTGGAGCGCAACCTTTGACCAAGAAAATAAACTGGCGCGCTATGATGATGGCAAAGAGATTGTTTTGCCCGACTCCTGCCGGGATATGCTGACCCTGTGGTTTTATTTGCGGAGGGTTAACTGGTATCAAGGTGAAACATTGGTAATTAACAGCCATATTGACCGGCGCAACTGGCAGGTCAGGTTTATCACCTCTGGAAAACAAAGGGTGCGCACCAAGGCAGGAGAGTTTGACTGTCTGATTGTCTCCCCGGCAACCACAGGACCATTAGGAACGGTCTTTATCTCCGAGGATAAGCAACGGCTGCCGGTGGTTATTCGTACCCGTGCCGGAGGCTTGACCGTCAGCGCCTATCTGCGTAAGATTAAAAGGAGTTTATGA
- a CDS encoding mannose-1-phosphate guanylyltransferase: protein MKNLYAVILCGGKGERFWPKSRANLPKQFVTLFGKHSLTKETSERIKKLCPLNRQLFVAPSRFAPLLKKEIKVKPQNLILEPTGRNTAPAIGLSAAMLYQRDPDAVMVVLPADHIIAPASSFLKAVKLAAAVAQQGRLVTFGVVPTRPDTGYGYIHFGEEIYKRAGLSAYQVLEFKEKPDLATARRYVKSGRYLWNSGMFVWRADAILAAFQRFMPEFYNQLSAFTAVIGTGKEKGMIERIYHRVESISVDYAIMERADNVAVVRSDFQWDDVGSWLALERRFPKDKDGNVCAGLWFGRDTRNCIIYSDDGVIATLGLKDLVIARSDDALLVAHKSAIGRLKELLGEMAQDQKGKKFL, encoded by the coding sequence ATGAAAAATCTTTATGCGGTAATCTTGTGCGGAGGCAAGGGCGAGAGGTTCTGGCCCAAGAGCCGGGCAAATCTGCCCAAGCAGTTTGTTACCCTCTTCGGTAAACACTCCCTTACCAAAGAGACAAGCGAGCGCATCAAAAAACTTTGCCCGCTCAACCGGCAGCTGTTTGTTGCACCCAGCCGTTTTGCACCACTCCTGAAAAAGGAGATAAAGGTAAAACCTCAAAATCTGATTTTGGAGCCAACAGGAAGAAACACCGCACCGGCAATCGGTCTATCAGCAGCAATGCTTTATCAGCGTGACCCAGATGCGGTGATGGTGGTTCTGCCTGCCGACCATATTATCGCACCCGCATCTTCTTTTCTCAAAGCGGTGAAACTGGCAGCAGCTGTTGCCCAGCAGGGGAGACTGGTCACATTTGGGGTCGTTCCCACAAGACCCGACACCGGTTACGGCTATATCCATTTTGGAGAGGAGATTTATAAGAGAGCGGGCTTATCTGCCTATCAGGTCTTGGAATTCAAGGAGAAGCCGGATTTGGCAACCGCCAGACGGTATGTGAAAAGCGGCAGATATCTCTGGAACTCAGGGATGTTTGTCTGGCGGGCTGATGCGATTCTTGCTGCCTTTCAACGGTTTATGCCTGAGTTTTACAACCAACTATCGGCTTTTACCGCTGTTATTGGCACGGGCAAGGAAAAAGGGATGATTGAAAGAATATATCACAGGGTGGAGTCAATCTCAGTTGACTATGCGATAATGGAAAGGGCGGACAATGTGGCTGTGGTCAGAAGCGATTTCCAATGGGATGATGTTGGCTCCTGGCTGGCTCTGGAAAGGAGGTTTCCGAAAGACAAGGATGGCAATGTTTGTGCCGGGCTCTGGTTTGGGAGGGACACCAGGAATTGTATTATCTATTCAGATGATGGTGTGATTGCCACGCTCGGACTAAAAGACCTTGTCATCGCCCGTTCTGACGATGCGCTTCTGGTTGCGCACAAATCTGCGATTGGTCGATTAAAAGAACTCCTTGGAGAAATGGCTCAGGACCAAAAAGGGAAAAAATTTCTGTGA